Proteins from a single region of Cydia strobilella chromosome 2, ilCydStro3.1, whole genome shotgun sequence:
- the LOC134755436 gene encoding uncharacterized protein LOC134755436 — MGLPRFEKCCCVFDLKTGNIILGCINAFLSFCLFVAMIVAACEFGTMEKDTAKEMEIFKSVEAIEVDARLSGLYAMSIILVLMFLAKLLFDVFFIIGVIMERKGIIKAYFIMWTVFMLLSMFTFFLNCEYWGVKTIITEVIYLSINVYAMLVCHSFYVQLNMREEV; from the exons ATGGGTCTCCCACGTTTCGAAAAATGTTGCTGCGTATTTGATTTGAAGACTGGGAATATCATATTAGGATGTATTAATGCT tttttatcaTTTTGTCTATTCGTGGCAATGATAGTGGCTGCTTGTGAATTTGGCACCATGGAAAAAGACACGGCCAAGGAAATGGAAATATTTAAAAGCGTCGAAGCAATAGAAGTAGATGCCAGGCTAAGCGGACTGTATGCCATGTCAATTATATTGGTGCTCATGTTTCTGGCGAAGCTCTTGTTCGACGTATTTTTTATCATCGGCGTGATAATG gaaagGAAAGGCATTATCAAAGCCTACTTCATCATGTGGACCGTATTCATGTTACTTTCTATGTTCACGTTCTTCCTCAATTGCGAGTATTGGGGTGTGAAGACGATCATCACTGAAGTGATCTACCTCA GTATAAACGTGTACGCTATGTTGGTGTGTCACAGCTTTTATGTGCAACTTAATATGCGCGAAGAAGTCTAA
- the LOC134755435 gene encoding uncharacterized protein LOC134755435, producing the protein MIALVLVDLLLVNSILASNDAYFAKGWIPVTRSFVLNQMSNSYAGTTDWKPLQGIDDSNIDYVKKDAIQIITPEQVQTIPNEKSVNAWPPSAVAAAIPTPSDNSSQKAITESNKNQHPVLLKSKPSDELYKTTVKNNINRRTSKLIWDVSSTKDLILNALTTPEPGIKTAQKENSMNYRNVTNNNYEVTEPSNVQELGLEANDLRNEYTNKFDHLLSTYNIKNDDRLNNYARSMLRYKKMLYPSKVTPVSLIPVRYNSLNHLPVDPLLAVLLSNYGFYLHGFYGFQNNYKNLYGYSASNNIHNNKPFGSYKIYSDTDSSN; encoded by the exons ATGATTGCACTTGTATTAGTTGACTTGTTACTG GTCAATTCTATATTGGCTAGTAACGATGCATATTTTGCTAAAGGATGGATACCTGTTACCAGATCATTTGTGCTCAACCAAATGAGTAACAGTTATGCTGGGACAACAGACTGGAAACCATTGCAAGGGATTGATGATAGTAACATCGATTATGTAAAGAAAGATGCCATCCAAATAATAACTCCAGAGCAAGTACAAACAATACCGAATGAGAAAAGCGTAAATGCATGGCCGCCATCCGCAGTAGCTGCTGCAATACCTACACCAAGTGACAATTCAAGCCAAAAAG ctataacagaatcaaataaaaatcaacatcCAGTACTGCTGAAATCAAAACCGAGTGATGAATTATATAAAACGActgttaaaaataacataaatcgAAGGACATCAAAGTTAATTTGGGATGTCAGTTCGACCAAGGATTTGATTTTGAATGCTCTGACTACGCCAGAACCTGGTATTAAAACAGCGCAGAAGGAAAATTCAATGAATTACAGAaatgtaacaaataataattacgaAGTAACTGAACCATCAAATGTGCAGGAATTAGGACTAGAAGCGAATGACTTACGTAATGAATATACAAATAAGTTCGATCATCTACTTTCAACATATAATATCAAAAATGATGACAGGTTGAACAATTATGCGAGATCCATGCTGCGTTACAAGAAAATGTTATATCCATCTAAAGTTACTCCAGTATCTTTGATACCAGTCCGCTACAATAGTTTAAACCATCTCCCGGTTGATCCATTGCTAGCGGTTTTGCTTTCAAATTATGGATTCTACCTGCATGGATTTTATGGATTTCAAAATAACTATAAGAACTTGTATGGATATTCAGCTTctaataatattcataataataaacCATTTGGTTCATATAAGATTTATTCTGATACTGATTCTTCAAATTGA
- the LOC134755437 gene encoding uncharacterized protein LOC134755437 gives MGLPRLERCCCYFDLQTGNIILGCINAFLSFCLFVAMIVAAVEIGAMERDTASELGLLKDDETGEAGDAILLDAQLSGLYAIAVILVFLFLAKLLFDVFFVIGVIMERKGIIKAYYIMWTVFIIISTFTFFLNWKYWGVKTLMAEAVYLCLNFYAVLLCHSFYVQLNMREEV, from the exons ATGGGTCTCCCACGTTTGGAAAGATGTTGCTGTTATTTTGATTTACAGACTGGAAATATTATATTGGGATGTATTAATGCT TTCTTGTCATTTTGCCTCTTCGTGGCAATGATAGTGGCCGCTGTTGAAATTGGCGCTATGGAAAGAGACACAGCCAGTGAATTAGGATTGTTAAAGGACGACGAAACAGGCGAAGCAGGCGATGCAATCTTACTAGATGCCCAGCTCAGCGGACTGTACGCAATTGCAGTTATACTAGTCTTCCTGTTTCTGGCTAAGCTTTTGTTCGACGTGTTTTTCGTCATTGGCGTGATAATG GAACGGAAAGGGATTATTAAAGCCTACTACATCATGTGGACAGTATTCATAATAATTTCTACGTTTACTTTCTTTCTCAATTGGAAGTACTGGGGTGTGAAGACGCTCATGGCTGAAGCGGTCTACCTCT gttTAAACTTTTACGCCGTGTTGTTGTGTCACAGCTTCTATGTTCAACTCAACATGCGTGAAGAAGTCTAA